The sequence CCTGGCGAGTGGGTTGAGAAAAAAAGTGGTCTTGATCTAATATATCAAGCTTTTAATGGTTTTAAAAAGGAATTTAAAAATGACTGGGATGCAATTCACGCAGCTGCACTAGAATGGTATAAAAAATTTCCTGCGTCCAATCCTATTACGGATAGTAAACATTATAGCTGGATGGATGAGCGTGGCGTTTATTTTCCAGACAATATCTCAGGGCCGAACGATGGCCAATACGTTTATGATGTGCTGCATCCAGTTACAGGTCAACCATGTAAACTTCCTTCAACTGGATGGCGATATCCTGAGAAAAAAATGCTAGAACGAATTGCTGAAAATAGAGTTCATTTTGGTAAAGATCATACGACAGTACCTAACAATAAGACATATTTAAAAGATACGGAATATCAGAGTTTGACTAGTATGAAGTTTGTGGATGGACGTTCTGCTTCAAAAAGGCTACAAAGCCTTTTTGGAGAAAAGGTTTTTACAAATCCAAAAGATGAATTATTGTTAAAAGATCTTTTTAAAGCAATGGGCATTAAAGAAAATGATATTGTTTTGGATTTTTTTGCTGGTTCAGCTTCAACGATGCATGCTATCTTTGAATTAAATCAAGAACAGGAGAGCGCATGTAGTGCCATACTTGTTCAATTACCTGAAGATTTGTATGAAATATTAAGAACAGCACAAGGATCCGCTAAAAAAGTTACAAAAAACGCGATTGATTATTTAAAACGTAAAAAACTGCCAGAAAGTGTCAGTGAAATTGGGAAAGAAAGAATTCGCCTAGTTGGTAAGAAGCTAGAAAATAGATGGACAGGCGATATCGGCTTCCGCGTGCTCAAAATCGACTCATCCAACATGAAAGATGTCTACTACACTCCGAATGAAATGGACAGATCACTGTTGGCCGGACAAGTCGAAAACATCAAAGAAGACCGTACATCCGAAGACCTGCTGTTCCAGGTGCTTTTGGACTGGGGTGTGGACCTGATGCTGCCCATCACGCGCGAAGAGATCCAGGGCAAAACCGTCTACTTCGTCGACGAAGACACCCTCGCCGCCTGTTTTGACGACGGCATCGACGAAGCGTTCGTCAAAGAGTTGGCTAAGCGCAACGCAATGCGGGTGGTGTTCAAAGAGAACGGCTTTAAAGCCGATGACGTCAAAAGCAATGTCGAGCAGATCTTCACCCAGCTGGCACCTGCCACGGAAGTACGAGCGATCTGACTATGGCTGAGATGAAGATCAGATTTAAAAAGCAGCCCTATCAGACCCATGCGGTAGAGTCTGTCGTAGAGTGTTTCAAAGGGCAGCTGAAAAGCGCCGGCCTGCAGTATCGGGTTGACCCGGGCAAGCGAGAGTTGCAAAAAGGGCAGCAGACCAGCCTGGAGGATTTTGCCGAAGAGACTCCCGGTTTCAAAAACAGCGAGCTTTCCATCACCCCGCTGCAATTGCTGCAAAACATCCAGGAAGTTCAGCGGAACCAGAACCTTCCGGCATCCGAACAGCTTGTCAAAACTTCCGTATGTGACGTCAATCTTGACGTAGAGATGGAGACGGGGACGGGTAAAACCTACGTCTACACGAAAACCATGTTTGAACTTCACCGCCGGTATGGCTGGAACAAGTTCATTATCGTCGTGCCCAGTATCGCCATCCGCGAAGGCGTCTACCAGTCTATGGAGCTGACAAAAGAGCATTTCCTACAGGAGTACGGCACCCAGGCGAAGACATTCATCTACAATTCAAAAGACCCGCATGAGCTTGAAAGCTTTGCCACGGATGCGGGGATTAACGTGATGATTATCAATGTCCAGGCCTTTAACGCCACTGGTAAAGACGCGCGCCGCATCTACGAGGAGTTAGATGGTTTCGGTTCTCGTCGTCCTATCGATGTGATCAAAGCCAACCGCCCCATCCTCATCATCGATGAGCCACAGAAGAT is a genomic window of Sulfurimonas sp. HSL1-2 containing:
- a CDS encoding site-specific DNA-methyltransferase translates to MLKPDMKSPDLTAQNIEKIAELFPDCLTEIKDEQGNIVKGIDFDVLRQELSSCIVEGPKERYQINWPGKKEALVQANTPITKTLRPCREESVDFDTTKNLFIEGDNLEALKLLQESYMGKVKMIYIDPPYNTGKDFVYKDTFTMDKEEYELESGQKDEEGGRLVANTEANGRFHSDWLSMMYSRLKLARNLLTDDGIVVISIDENEHSNIEKLGKDIFGEGNFCGDIVWKNSSKNDQKYISIQHEYFVVFVKNKQFNPGEWVEKKSGLDLIYQAFNGFKKEFKNDWDAIHAAALEWYKKFPASNPITDSKHYSWMDERGVYFPDNISGPNDGQYVYDVLHPVTGQPCKLPSTGWRYPEKKMLERIAENRVHFGKDHTTVPNNKTYLKDTEYQSLTSMKFVDGRSASKRLQSLFGEKVFTNPKDELLLKDLFKAMGIKENDIVLDFFAGSASTMHAIFELNQEQESACSAILVQLPEDLYEILRTAQGSAKKVTKNAIDYLKRKKLPESVSEIGKERIRLVGKKLENRWTGDIGFRVLKIDSSNMKDVYYTPNEMDRSLLAGQVENIKEDRTSEDLLFQVLLDWGVDLMLPITREEIQGKTVYFVDEDTLAACFDDGIDEAFVKELAKRNAMRVVFKENGFKADDVKSNVEQIFTQLAPATEVRAI